The window CCGAACTCTGGGACCTCTACAACGGCCACAAGAACGTCGGTGAGGGATTTCGGGTGTTCCCGCTCTCCAACTGGACTGAGATGGACGTCTGGCAATACATCGCGGCCGAGGGCGTCGAGATCCCGGATCTCTACTTTGCCCACGAGCGCGACGTGTTCGACCGCCGCGGGACCCTGCTGGCGGTGACCGATTTCGTAACGGTGCAGCCCGACGAGACAGTCGAGCGCAAGACGATCCGATTCCGCACGATCGGCGATGCGACGTGCACGGGCGCCGTCGAGAGCACCGCGTCGACGGTCGAGGAGATCATCCGGGAGGTGGCCGCGGCCCGGATTACCGAGCGCGGCGGGCGCCACGACGACAAGCGTTCCGAAGCCGCCATGGAGGACCGCAAGAAACAGGGGTACTTCTAGGATGAGGACTCCGACC of the Bacteroidota bacterium genome contains:
- the cysD gene encoding sulfate adenylyltransferase subunit CysD, which gives rise to ELWDLYNGHKNVGEGFRVFPLSNWTEMDVWQYIAAEGVEIPDLYFAHERDVFDRRGTLLAVTDFVTVQPDETVERKTIRFRTIGDATCTGAVESTASTVEEIIREVAAARITERGGRHDDKRSEAAMEDRKKQGYF